The following proteins are co-located in the Salvelinus sp. IW2-2015 linkage group LG36, ASM291031v2, whole genome shotgun sequence genome:
- the lss gene encoding lanosterol synthase, with product MMTEGTCLRRRGGPYKTEPATDLTRWRLSNIEGRQTWRYVEDQDTSDREQTMLEAHSLGLDTSKFIPGSPSAHTAVESARKGMAFYSLLQAEDGHWAGDYGGPLFLLPGLLITCHITQIPLPEAWKKEMVRYLRSVQLADGGWGLHIEDKSTVFGTALSYTTLRILGVGPDDPDMVRARNNLHSKGGAVGIPSWGKFWLAILNVYSWEGMNTLLPEMWLFPTWFPAHPSTLWCHCRQVYLPMSYCYAVRFAAKEDPLVLSLRQELYVQDYATINWPGQRNNVAACDMYTPHSTLLTVAYMVMNVYEAHHSSSLRGRAVKELYDHIQADDRFTKCISIGPISKTINMLVRWHVDGPSSAAFQEHVSRIPDYLWLGLDGMKMQGTNGSQLWDTAFAAQAFLEAGAQDSPRLEECLKHAHQFLTITQIPDNPPEYQKYYRQMNKGGFPFSTRDCGWIVADCTAEGLKSVMLLQEHCPFISQHVPSERLCDSVNVLLSMRNRDGGFATYETKRGGRLLELLNPSEVFGDIMIDYTYVECTSAVMQALRHFQRVYPEYRTEEIRSTLREGLEYCRRVQRPDGSWEGSWGVCFTYGVWFGLEAFACMGHTYHDGGGVCKEVQSACDFLVAHQMEDGGWGEDFESCEQRRYVQSANSQIHNTCWALLGLMVARYPDAQVIERGIQLLVDKQLPNGDWPQENISGVFNKSCAISYTSYRNVFTVWTLGRFFNLYPSSPLAGKVKL from the exons ATGATGACCGAGGGAAC ATGCCTTCGTAGGAGGGGGGGACCGTACAAGACGGAGCCAGCGACAGACCTGACCCGCTGGAGGCTGAGTAACATAGAGGGCAGGCAGACATGGCGCTATGTAGAGGATCAAGACACATCAGACAGGGAGCAGACTATGCTTGAAGCCCATTCACTTGGTTTGGATACG AGTAAATTCATCCCTGGCTCTCCCTCAGCCCACACTGCAGTGGAGTCAGCCCGGAAGGGCATGGCATTCTACAGCCTGCTCCAGGCAGAAGATGGCCACTGGGCAGGAGACTACGGAGGACCCCTCTTCCTGCTACCAG GTCTCCTGATCACCTGTCACATAACCCAGATCCCTCTCCCTGAGGCCTGGAAGAAGGAGATGGTGAGATACCTGCGCTCTGTCCAGCTGGCTGATGGAGGCTGGGGCCT ACACATTGAAGACAAGTCCACAGTGTTTGGCACGGCCCTCAGCTACACCACCCTGAGGATTCTGGGAGTGGGACCGGATGACCCGGATATGGTTAGGGCCAGGAACAACCTGCACAGCAAAG GAGGCGCGGTTGGCATCCCCTCCTGGGGTAAATTCTGGTTGGCCATCCTCAATGTGTACAGCTGGGAAGGAATGAACACACTCCTCCCGGAGATGTG GCTGTTCCCTACCTGGTTCCCTGCTCACCCATCCACTCTCTGGTGCCACTGTCGCCAGGTCTACCTCCCTATGAGCTACTGCTATGCTGTCAGGTTTGCTGCCAAGGAGGACCCCCTGGTGCTCAGCCTCAGACAG GAGCTGTATGTCCAGGACTATGCCACCATCAACTGGCCTGGTCAGCGGAACAATGTGGCGGCATGTGACatgtacacaccacacagcacactacTCACCGTGGCTTACA TGGTCATGAACGTGTATGAGGCCCACCACAGCAGCAGTCTACGAGGAAGAGCGGTCAAAGAGCTGTACGACCACATACAGGCTGACGACCGTTTCACCAAGTGCATCAGCATCGGCCCA ATCTCCAAAACGATCAACATGCTGGTGCGCTGGCACGTGGACGGACCCTCCTCCGCTGCCTTCCAGGAGCACGTGTCCAGGATCCCAGACTACCTCTG GCTGGGATTGGATGGTATGAAAATGCAG GGGACCAATGGATCACAGCTATGGGACACGGCTTTCGCAGCTCAGGCGTTCCTAGAG GCAGGGGCTCAGGACAGCCCCAGGTTAGAAGAGTGTCTTAAACACGCCCACCAGTTCCTCACCATCACACAG ATACCAGACAACCCCCCAGAATACCAGAAATACTACAGACAGATGAACAAG ggAGGGTTCCCCTTCAGCACGCGGGACTGTGGCTGGATCGTGGCTGACTGCACGGCAGAGGGCCTAAAGTCAGTGATGCTTCTGCAGGAACACTGTCCCTTCATCAGTCAGCACGTCCCCTCAGAGCGCCTGTGTGACTCCGTCAATGTG TTGCTAAGCATGAGAAACAGAGACGGCGGTTTTGCCACTTATGAGACCAAGCGAGGAGGGAGACTGTTGGAGCTACTCAACCCCTCAGAGGTGTTTG gtGACATCATGATAGACTACACCTATGTGGAGTGCACCTCAGCAGTCATGCAGGCTCTGAGACACTTCCAGCGCGTGTACCCTGAATACCGGACAGAGGAGATcag GTCCACTCTGAGAGAAGGATTGGAGTACTGCCGGAGGGTGCAGAGGCCTGATGGGTCATGGGAAGG ATCCTGGGGAGTGTGCTTCACCTATGGGGTCTGGTTCGGCTTGGAGGCCTTTGCCTGCATGGGTCACACCTACCATGATGG cggTGGTGTGTGTAAGGAGGTGCAGAGTGCCTGTGACTTCCTGGTGGCCCACCAGATGGAGGATGGGGGCTGGGGTGAGGACTTTGAGTCCTGTGAGCAGCGTCGCTACGTACAGAGTGCTAACTCCCAGATCCACAATACCTGCTGGGCCCTGCTGGGCCTCATGGTTGCTAG GTACCCAGATGCACAGGTGATTGAGAGAGGAATACAGCTGTTGGTTGACAAGCAGCTGCCCAATGGAGACTGGCCACAG GAAAACATCTCGGGAGTGTTCAATAAGAGCTGTGCCATCAGCTACACTTCCTACAGGAACGTCTTCACCGTGTGGACGCTGGGACGCTTCTTTAACCTCTACCCCTCCAGCCCTCTGGCCGGGAAGGTGAAGCTGTGA